From a region of the Candidatus Pantoea bituminis genome:
- a CDS encoding MFS transporter, translating into MLKDKLATKTSHVRIWILCLILFLSVVAYADRSILSISGSAIKDEFGLSAIQLGLILSAFSWAYVIGQIPGGLFLDRFGAKKVYGVTLALWSVSTIAMGFVGEFSSGMTGALILMFGLRFLLGLIEAPSFPANARVVIMWFPGAERGRASSLFSSAQYFAVAIFSPLSAWLVSRHGWEWPFFVLGGIGVLAVFVWATYMREPRNHPGVSENEFRHIVEGGALVDIDSAKTLKERPALSKAMFKKLLTNRMLWCAYLGQYCIIALSYFFITWFPIYLVQARGMNIMDAGLATIAPALFGFLGGISGGYISDKLLARGWSVSWARKTPYIVGMLMAASLILAAVIPSNVGIIAIMSFAFFGKGVAAGAGTWTVISDTAPKEAVGLAGAIFNGIGNIAGFTTPLLFGIIVGLTGSYSIGLVFVGAHCVIAAVLFLFVMGPIERVGEEQQENHQGFEKQGKEDGIKAI; encoded by the coding sequence ATGTTGAAAGATAAGCTCGCGACGAAAACCTCGCATGTTCGTATCTGGATTTTGTGTCTGATCCTCTTTTTATCGGTGGTGGCCTATGCTGACCGTTCGATCCTGTCGATCTCAGGATCGGCGATCAAAGATGAATTTGGCCTGTCCGCGATCCAGCTTGGGCTGATCCTGTCGGCATTCAGTTGGGCATATGTGATCGGCCAAATCCCCGGCGGACTTTTTCTGGATCGTTTTGGGGCTAAAAAAGTCTATGGCGTCACGCTGGCGCTCTGGTCGGTATCCACTATCGCGATGGGATTTGTCGGTGAGTTTTCCAGCGGCATGACAGGTGCACTGATACTGATGTTTGGCCTGCGTTTCCTGCTGGGATTGATAGAAGCACCCAGCTTTCCTGCCAACGCCCGCGTGGTGATCATGTGGTTTCCTGGCGCTGAACGCGGTCGTGCGTCGTCGCTGTTTAGCTCGGCGCAGTACTTTGCTGTCGCTATTTTTTCGCCGCTTTCTGCCTGGCTGGTTTCACGTCACGGTTGGGAATGGCCTTTCTTTGTGCTTGGCGGCATTGGCGTGCTGGCGGTGTTTGTTTGGGCAACCTATATGCGTGAACCGCGCAATCATCCTGGCGTGTCGGAAAACGAATTCCGCCACATCGTTGAGGGTGGCGCGCTGGTGGATATCGACTCAGCCAAAACACTGAAAGAGCGTCCGGCACTGAGCAAAGCGATGTTCAAAAAACTGCTGACCAACCGCATGTTGTGGTGCGCCTATCTCGGCCAGTACTGCATCATCGCGCTGAGCTACTTCTTCATTACCTGGTTTCCTATCTATCTGGTGCAGGCGCGCGGCATGAACATTATGGATGCCGGTTTAGCCACCATTGCACCGGCGCTGTTTGGCTTCCTCGGCGGCATCAGCGGCGGTTATATCTCTGACAAACTGCTGGCCAGAGGCTGGAGCGTTTCCTGGGCGCGTAAAACGCCTTACATCGTGGGTATGTTGATGGCAGCCAGCTTGATTCTGGCGGCAGTGATCCCCAGCAATGTGGGCATTATCGCCATCATGTCGTTTGCTTTCTTTGGCAAAGGTGTGGCAGCGGGCGCAGGAACCTGGACCGTGATTAGCGATACCGCACCCAAAGAAGCGGTTGGCCTGGCGGGCGCAATCTTTAACGGTATCGGTAATATCGCGGGTTTCACCACGCCGCTGCTGTTCGGCATCATCGTGGGTTTGACCGGCAGTTACAGTATCGGTTTGGTGTTTGTCGGCGCGCACTGCGTGATTGCCGCAGTATTGTTCCTGTTTGTGATGGGCCCTATCGAACGTGTCGGGGAAGAGCAGCAGGAAAATCACCAAGGCTTCGAAAAACAGGGGAAAGAAGATGGCATTAAAGCAATTTAA
- the kdpF gene encoding K(+)-transporting ATPase subunit F — MSVDVITGIVLVVLLLGYLVYALLNAEAF; from the coding sequence GTGAGCGTGGACGTAATAACCGGCATTGTGCTGGTGGTGTTATTGCTGGGCTATTTAGTTTATGCCTTGCTCAATGCGGAGGCGTTCTAA